In one window of Candidatus Hydrogenedentota bacterium DNA:
- a CDS encoding alkene reductase: MSVLFDPVQLGDFHLPNRIVMAPLTRCRASEGRVPNALMAEYYAQRATAGLIISEATSVTPMGVGYPDTPGIWSQEQVEGWKSITKAVHEKGGRIILQLWHVGRISDPIYLNGELPVAPSAIAPSGHVSLVRPEKPFVTPRALELSEIPAIVEAYRKGAENAKAAGFDGVEIHGANGYLLDQFLQDSTNHRTDEYGGPIENRARLMLEVADAVVSVWGPGRVGMHIAPRGDAHSMGDSDPKSTFTYVARELGKRKLAFLCAREARREDSLGPQLKAAFGGAYIVNEGFTRASAEETINAGEADAVAFGKQFIANPDLVHRFKLDSLLNDPQPETFYGSGPVGYTDYPVLLPCASCV; this comes from the coding sequence ATGTCCGTACTTTTCGACCCGGTCCAACTTGGCGACTTTCACCTTCCTAACCGCATTGTCATGGCGCCATTGACACGTTGCCGCGCGAGCGAAGGGCGCGTACCCAACGCGCTCATGGCCGAGTACTACGCACAACGCGCGACCGCCGGACTTATCATCAGTGAAGCCACATCAGTAACTCCAATGGGAGTTGGATATCCCGATACGCCCGGCATCTGGTCGCAGGAGCAGGTCGAAGGATGGAAGTCGATTACGAAAGCCGTGCATGAGAAGGGCGGCCGGATCATATTGCAACTGTGGCACGTGGGACGCATCTCGGATCCCATTTACCTCAACGGCGAATTGCCTGTCGCGCCGAGTGCCATCGCTCCCTCAGGGCACGTCAGCCTTGTGAGACCAGAGAAGCCGTTCGTGACGCCGCGTGCGCTTGAGTTGAGTGAGATCCCGGCCATCGTGGAGGCATATCGAAAGGGTGCGGAGAATGCCAAGGCCGCTGGGTTTGACGGCGTGGAAATTCACGGAGCCAACGGTTACCTGCTTGATCAGTTCTTACAAGACAGCACGAATCACCGCACAGACGAATACGGCGGCCCAATTGAGAACCGCGCACGCCTCATGCTCGAAGTCGCCGACGCGGTTGTTTCGGTGTGGGGGCCGGGGCGAGTCGGCATGCACATTGCCCCGCGCGGCGACGCGCACTCGATGGGCGACTCCGATCCGAAGTCCACATTCACCTACGTCGCGCGTGAACTTGGCAAGCGTAAGCTGGCGTTCCTGTGCGCTCGCGAGGCGCGCCGCGAAGACAGTCTCGGGCCGCAACTGAAGGCGGCGTTTGGCGGAGCGTATATCGTCAACGAAGGATTTACCCGTGCGAGCGCGGAAGAGACTATCAATGCAGGCGAGGCCGACGCGGTTGCGTTTGGCAAGCAGTTCATCGCCAATCCGGATTTGGTGCACCGGTTCAAGCTTGACTCCTTGCTGAACGATCCCCAGCCCGAAACGTTTTACGGCAGCGGCCCGGTCGGGTACACCGACTACCCGGTATTGCTACCGTGCGCGTCGTGCGTGTAG
- a CDS encoding metalloregulator ArsR/SmtB family transcription factor, whose product MNVDEILKALANPARREILAWLKEPERHFADQTHPLKDGVCMGKIFERSDLSQSTVSTHLATLQRAGLVTATRMGQWIFYKRNEKTIKEFLSHMKGEL is encoded by the coding sequence ATGAACGTCGACGAAATTCTGAAGGCCCTGGCCAATCCGGCCCGCCGCGAGATTCTGGCGTGGTTGAAGGAACCGGAGCGGCATTTTGCGGACCAAACGCATCCGCTTAAGGACGGCGTGTGCATGGGCAAGATCTTCGAGCGTTCCGACTTGTCGCAGAGCACGGTATCGACGCACTTGGCGACGCTCCAGCGGGCGGGCCTTGTTACCGCGACGCGTATGGGCCAGTGGATCTTCTATAAACGCAACGAGAAGACGATTAAGGAGTTTCTCTCGCACATGAAGGGCGAACTCTAA
- a CDS encoding class I SAM-dependent methyltransferase: MTWRQERAMRDFNLEAATYDSVPARVKMASDVADAILDTVAVTKEMDVLDFGCGTGLVSVRLHDQVRSVTCADNAPGMLETLEAKVQANGIENIKTLYVDITSGARLDGRFDLVVSNMAFHHIEDIDGLLAQFADVLVKGGHACVADLDLENGKFHADSSGVFHNGFDREAMRHSFERAGFEDVHVRTAATMEKPDVDGNLRDFTIFLTSGRKRD, encoded by the coding sequence ATGACTTGGAGACAGGAGCGAGCGATGCGAGATTTCAACCTGGAGGCTGCGACGTACGATTCGGTACCGGCCCGCGTCAAAATGGCGAGCGATGTGGCCGACGCGATTCTGGATACGGTTGCAGTGACGAAAGAAATGGATGTGCTCGACTTTGGCTGCGGCACCGGCCTGGTCTCGGTACGGTTGCACGATCAGGTGCGCTCCGTGACCTGCGCGGACAATGCGCCGGGCATGCTGGAAACGCTGGAGGCCAAAGTGCAGGCCAATGGCATCGAGAACATCAAGACACTGTACGTGGATATTACTTCCGGCGCGCGACTAGACGGGCGTTTCGATCTGGTTGTCAGTAACATGGCGTTTCATCACATCGAGGATATCGATGGGCTGCTCGCTCAGTTTGCTGACGTCCTCGTCAAAGGAGGCCATGCATGCGTGGCCGACCTTGACCTAGAGAATGGGAAATTTCATGCGGACAGTTCAGGTGTCTTTCATAATGGTTTCGACCGGGAAGCCATGCGTCACTCCTTTGAACGCGCCGGGTTTGAAGACGTGCATGTCCGCACCGCGGCGACGATGGAAAAGCCTGACGTAGATGGCAACCTGCGGGATTTCACGATATTCTTAACCAGTGGCCGTAAGAGAGACTGA